Proteins from one Podarcis raffonei isolate rPodRaf1 chromosome 1, rPodRaf1.pri, whole genome shotgun sequence genomic window:
- the LOC128420933 gene encoding fibrinogen-like protein 1-like protein — protein MLLYSSLCFCILISISSSLTKDELLSKIANKHMLTTKDTASLINAGKNVYEEYIARDCRAAHLRGRKQSGLYVIRPKYSPLLAVYCDMEYDGGGWTVLHRNNVNQKTAWSYPWQSYKHGFGDLQGNHWLGNEYMHLLTNQNAFSVRFVITDSQGQTKYAEYQSFKVDDEDSGYALRLGNYTGDAGDSLTTIGEWGTHDNMRFSTEDKDNDRRASTNCALDNGGGWWYDNCYSALLTGDIRWRGLCSEAMPCTSAYIMIRPNGKNCNIPPRY, from the exons ATGCTACTTTACTCTTCTCTTTGTTTCTGCATTCTCATTTCCATTTCATCATCTTTAACCAAGGATGAGCTGTTATCAAAAATTGCCAATAAACATATGCTGACAACCAAGGACACTGCTTCCCTGATTAATGCTGGAAAAAATGTTTATGAAG AATACATTGCAAGGGACTGCAGAGCAGCTCACCTCCGTGGCAGGAAGCAAAGTGGCCTGTATGTCATCCGTCCCAAATACTCTCCCTTGCTGGCGGTCTACTGTGACATGGAGTATGATGGGGGCGGCTGGACAGTCCTGCACAGAAACAATGTCAACCAAAAGACAGCCTGGTCATACCCATGGCAGTCTTATAAGCATGGCTTTGGGGACCTGCAGGGAAACCACTGGCTCGGCAATGAATACATGCACCTCTTAACCAACCAGAACGCCTTCTCTGTACGATTTGTCATAACTGACAGTCAAGGGCAAACCAAGTACGCTGAATACCAGAGTTTTAAAGTGGATGATGAAGACAGTGGTTATGCTTTGAGGCTAGGGAACTATACAGGGGATGCTGGGGATTCACTGACCACTATAGGCGAATGGGGAACCCATGACAACATGAGGTTTTCTACCGAAGACAAGGATAATGACCGGAGGGCCAGTACAAACTGTGCACTAGATAATGGTGGCGGCTGGTGGTACGATAACTGTTACTCAGCCCTCCTAACCGGCGACATTCGCTGGAGGGGGTTGTGCTCAGAGGCCATGCCCTGTACATCAGCATACATCATGATTCGACCCAATGGGAAAAATTGCAACATACCTCCAAGATATTAA